From Streptomyces sp. NBC_00370, a single genomic window includes:
- a CDS encoding DEDDh family exonuclease produces the protein MLDDHTTAATWPTAYPQGYAVVDVETTGLARDDRIVSAAVYRLDGRGEVEDHWYTLVNPERDPGPVWIHGLTSDVLEGAPLFPEIAAEFAERLEGRVLVAHNAIFDWSMIAREYARAGRTAPTRQRLCTIALSKELALPLPNHKLESLAAHFGVVQQRAHHALDDARVLAEAFRPSLLTAARTGVRLPLLECLPLTEWSDAPARPRVGYQPSYRQQTSWRPSRKRPTCPYPNPGRYEPGGPLTQGMRVAFSGDTSVDRELLEDRAVEAGLHVATSVSRLTSLLVTNDPRSTTSKNVKAAAYGTPVIDEAAFTQLLRDVAPASGKSPSDRA, from the coding sequence ATGCTCGACGACCATACGACTGCAGCGACGTGGCCGACCGCCTACCCCCAGGGTTACGCGGTCGTGGACGTCGAGACCACCGGACTCGCCCGGGACGACCGGATAGTGTCGGCTGCCGTCTACCGGCTGGACGGGCGCGGCGAGGTCGAGGACCACTGGTACACGCTCGTCAACCCCGAGCGGGACCCAGGACCCGTATGGATCCACGGTCTGACGAGTGATGTGCTCGAAGGCGCCCCGCTGTTCCCCGAGATCGCGGCGGAGTTCGCGGAGCGGCTCGAAGGACGGGTGCTCGTCGCGCACAACGCGATCTTCGACTGGTCGATGATCGCGCGGGAGTACGCGCGGGCGGGGCGTACGGCGCCGACCCGGCAGCGGCTGTGCACCATCGCGCTCTCCAAGGAGCTGGCGCTGCCGCTGCCCAACCACAAACTGGAGTCGCTGGCCGCGCACTTCGGGGTCGTCCAGCAGCGCGCGCACCACGCGCTGGACGACGCCCGGGTGCTCGCCGAGGCGTTCCGGCCGAGCCTGCTCACCGCGGCCAGGACGGGCGTACGGCTGCCGCTGCTGGAGTGTCTGCCGCTCACCGAGTGGTCGGACGCCCCGGCCCGGCCCCGGGTCGGCTATCAGCCGTCGTACCGTCAGCAGACGAGCTGGCGCCCCTCCCGCAAACGCCCCACGTGCCCGTACCCGAACCCGGGCAGGTACGAGCCGGGCGGTCCCCTGACGCAGGGCATGCGTGTGGCGTTCTCGGGCGACACGTCCGTCGACCGGGAGCTGCTGGAGGACCGCGCGGTCGAAGCGGGCCTGCATGTCGCGACGAGCGTGTCCCGGCTGACGAGCCTGCTGGTCACCAACGACCCGAGGTCGACGACGTCGAAGAACGTCAAGGCGGCGGCGTACGGGACGCCGGTGATCGACGAGGCGGCGTTCACGCAGCTGCTGCGGGACGTGGCCCCGGCGAGCGGAAAGTCCCCGTCCGACAGGGCCTGA
- a CDS encoding SURF1 family cytochrome oxidase biogenesis protein, whose product MYRFLLSRQWVTLTLLALVLIPVMIKLGFWQLHRHESKVAQNTLIADNLQAKPLPVQDLTSPGHTVPEADYWRRVTATGTYDPAHEVVVRRRTSNDGEVGYHVLIPLVLRDGRAVIVNRGWIPSNGDQRAFPKIPATPKGVVTVTGLLQGDETTAASGIKDVSGLPPRQVMLINSKQQERLTGLRVLGGYIAQTAPVPHGGSPEQIHDPDHSSIGPHMAYAVQWWLFVAGVPVGWVVLVRREKRDRQAAAAESAPEQAPTTPAAV is encoded by the coding sequence GTGTACCGCTTCCTGTTGTCCCGGCAGTGGGTGACCCTCACCCTTCTCGCCCTCGTGCTCATCCCCGTGATGATCAAGCTGGGTTTCTGGCAGCTTCACCGGCACGAGAGCAAGGTCGCGCAGAACACCCTGATAGCGGACAACCTCCAGGCGAAGCCCCTCCCCGTCCAGGACCTCACGTCCCCCGGCCACACCGTGCCCGAGGCCGACTACTGGCGCCGGGTCACCGCCACCGGCACGTACGACCCCGCGCACGAGGTCGTCGTGCGGCGCAGGACGTCCAACGACGGCGAGGTCGGCTACCACGTGCTGATCCCGCTCGTCCTGCGCGACGGCCGGGCGGTCATCGTCAACCGCGGCTGGATCCCGTCCAACGGCGACCAGCGGGCCTTCCCCAAGATCCCGGCCACCCCGAAGGGTGTGGTCACCGTCACGGGGCTGCTCCAGGGTGACGAGACGACGGCGGCCAGCGGCATCAAGGACGTCAGCGGTCTGCCGCCGCGCCAGGTCATGCTGATCAACAGCAAGCAGCAGGAGCGGCTCACCGGGCTCCGGGTGCTCGGCGGCTACATCGCGCAGACCGCCCCCGTACCGCACGGCGGCAGCCCCGAGCAGATCCACGACCCCGACCACAGCTCGATCGGGCCGCACATGGCGTACGCGGTGCAGTGGTGGCTGTTCGTCGCGGGTGTGCCGGTCGGCTGGGTGGTGCTCGTACGGCGCGAGAAGCGCGACCGGCAGGCAGCCGCCGCCGAAAGCGCCCCCGAACAGGCGCCCACCACCCCGGCCGCTGTGTAA
- a CDS encoding glycoside hydrolase family 15 protein has product MTQRIEDYALIGDLQTAALVGRNGSIDWLCLPRFDSAACFAALLGDEENGHWRLAPTGAGDCTSRSYVGESLILESVWETRTGTVRVTDFMPQRDVAPDIVRIVECVSGSVEMSSTLRLRFDYGSIVPWMRRSDGHRVAVAGPDAVWLRSEPEVKTWGQHYSTCSSFTVGAGEKVSFIMTWHPSHRERPPLIDPFEQLADSLEDWEKWATHCRYEGPHRAAVMRSLITLKALIYAPTGGIVAAPTTSLPEEMGGVRNWDYRYCWLRDSTLVLGALLAAGYQEEAVAWRDWLLRAVAGDPADLQIMYGLGGERRLPEMELPWLSGFAGSAPVRIGNEAVNQLQLDVYGEVMDSLHVARAAGIPTERHIWALQLSLLGFLESKWREPDEGLWEVRGPRRHFVHSKVMAWVAADRAVRTLESDPSLEGDVKRWRAMRDEVHREVCEKGFDPVRNTFTQSYGSAELDAATLLIPRVGFLPPDDPRVVGTVDAVRAELGREGLVRRYTTTGPQTDGLPGSEGTFLVCSFWLADALHMTGRTAEAKELFERLLALRNDVGLLSEEYDPAAGRQLGNFPQAFSHIGLVVTALALAEDGTAG; this is encoded by the coding sequence GTGACCCAACGCATCGAGGACTACGCACTCATCGGCGATCTGCAGACCGCGGCCCTCGTCGGCAGGAACGGCTCCATCGACTGGCTGTGCCTGCCGCGCTTCGACTCGGCGGCCTGCTTCGCCGCCCTCCTCGGCGACGAGGAGAACGGCCACTGGCGGCTGGCGCCGACCGGCGCCGGCGACTGCACGAGCCGCAGCTACGTCGGCGAGTCGCTGATCCTCGAATCCGTCTGGGAGACCCGTACCGGCACCGTCCGGGTCACCGACTTCATGCCCCAGCGCGACGTGGCCCCGGACATCGTGCGGATCGTCGAGTGCGTCAGCGGCTCCGTCGAGATGTCGTCCACGCTGCGGCTGCGCTTCGACTACGGCTCGATCGTGCCGTGGATGCGCCGCTCGGACGGCCACCGGGTCGCGGTCGCCGGACCGGACGCCGTCTGGCTGCGCAGCGAGCCCGAGGTCAAGACCTGGGGCCAGCACTACAGCACCTGTTCGTCCTTCACGGTCGGCGCGGGCGAGAAGGTGTCGTTCATCATGACCTGGCACCCGTCGCACCGCGAACGCCCGCCGCTCATAGACCCCTTCGAGCAGCTGGCGGACAGCCTGGAGGACTGGGAGAAGTGGGCCACGCACTGCCGGTACGAGGGCCCGCACCGGGCGGCCGTGATGCGCTCGCTGATCACGCTCAAGGCGCTGATCTACGCGCCGACCGGCGGCATCGTGGCCGCCCCCACGACCTCGCTGCCCGAGGAGATGGGCGGGGTCCGCAACTGGGACTACCGCTACTGCTGGCTGCGCGACTCGACGCTCGTACTGGGGGCGCTGCTGGCGGCCGGCTACCAGGAGGAGGCGGTGGCCTGGCGCGACTGGCTGCTGCGCGCCGTCGCCGGCGACCCGGCGGATCTGCAGATCATGTACGGGCTCGGCGGTGAACGCAGGCTGCCGGAGATGGAGCTGCCCTGGCTGAGCGGATTCGCCGGCTCCGCGCCCGTACGCATCGGCAACGAGGCGGTCAACCAGCTCCAGCTCGACGTGTACGGGGAGGTCATGGACTCCCTCCATGTGGCACGGGCGGCGGGCATCCCCACCGAGCGGCACATCTGGGCACTCCAGTTGAGCCTGCTGGGCTTCCTCGAATCCAAGTGGCGCGAGCCGGACGAGGGGCTGTGGGAGGTGCGGGGGCCGCGCCGGCACTTCGTGCACTCCAAGGTCATGGCGTGGGTGGCGGCGGACCGGGCCGTACGGACGCTGGAGTCGGACCCCTCGCTGGAGGGGGACGTGAAGCGCTGGCGCGCCATGCGGGACGAAGTGCACCGGGAGGTGTGCGAGAAGGGGTTCGACCCGGTACGCAACACCTTCACGCAGTCGTACGGCTCGGCGGAGCTGGACGCGGCGACGCTGCTCATCCCCCGCGTCGGGTTCCTGCCGCCCGACGACCCCCGGGTGGTGGGGACGGTCGACGCGGTACGGGCGGAGCTGGGCCGCGAGGGTCTGGTCCGCCGCTACACGACGACGGGCCCGCAGACCGACGGGCTGCCGGGCTCCGAAGGCACCTTCCTGGTCTGCTCGTTCTGGCTGGCCGACGCGCTGCACATGACGGGGCGCACGGCGGAGGCGAAGGAACTCTTCGAGCGGCTGCTGGCGCTGCGCAACGACGTGGGGCTGCTGTCCGAGGAGTACGACCCGGCGGCGGGCCGGCAGCTCGGCAACTTCCCGCAGGCGTTCAGCCATATCGGCCTGGTGGTGACCGCCCTGGCTCTCGCCGAAGACGGCACGGCAGGATAG
- a CDS encoding SDR family oxidoreductase — protein sequence MDLGLRDRVYVVTGGSRGLGHATARALVADGAKVVVSARDGKRVAEAAAELGAGALGVAADNADPAAARRLIDVARERFGRFDGVLISVGGPPPGSAAGTTEEQWRTAFETVFLGAVRLARTAAGELGEGGVVGLVLSGSVHEPIPGLTISNGLRPGLAGFAKSLADEVGPRGVRVVGLLPSRIDTDRVRELDALGGDPAAAKAAQEARIPLRRYGTADEFGRTAAFLLSPAASYLTGLMVPVDGGARHGY from the coding sequence ATGGATCTGGGACTGCGGGACCGTGTGTATGTCGTGACGGGTGGTTCGCGGGGGCTGGGGCACGCCACGGCGCGTGCGCTGGTCGCCGACGGGGCGAAGGTGGTCGTCTCGGCGCGGGACGGCAAGCGGGTCGCCGAGGCGGCTGCGGAACTCGGCGCGGGTGCGCTGGGCGTCGCAGCCGACAACGCCGATCCGGCGGCGGCCCGGCGGCTGATCGATGTCGCCCGCGAGCGGTTCGGCCGATTCGACGGCGTATTGATCAGCGTCGGCGGCCCGCCGCCCGGTTCCGCGGCCGGCACCACGGAGGAGCAGTGGCGGACGGCGTTCGAGACGGTCTTCCTCGGCGCGGTACGGCTGGCCCGCACGGCGGCCGGGGAGCTGGGCGAGGGCGGTGTCGTCGGGCTGGTGCTGTCGGGCTCCGTGCACGAGCCGATCCCCGGTCTGACGATCTCCAACGGACTGCGCCCGGGGCTCGCGGGGTTCGCGAAGTCCCTGGCGGACGAGGTCGGTCCGCGCGGTGTCCGGGTGGTCGGGCTGCTGCCGTCCCGTATCGACACGGACCGGGTGCGCGAACTCGACGCGCTGGGCGGTGACCCGGCGGCGGCGAAGGCCGCGCAGGAGGCGCGTATCCCGCTGCGCAGGTACGGCACCGCCGACGAGTTCGGCAGGACGGCCGCGTTCCTGCTGTCACCGGCGGCGTCGTATCTGACGGGTCTGATGGTGCCGGTGGACGGCGGCGCGAGGCACGGCTACTGA
- a CDS encoding SDR family NAD(P)-dependent oxidoreductase, with the protein MTSILITGANKGIGFEAARQLVAAGHTVYVGSRDAERGRQAAERLGARAVQLDITDDASVAAAVKTVEADGGLDVLVNNAGVEERGENNVVIGPADVTADLMRTTFETNVFGTVRALHAFLPLLERSAAPVVVNVSSGLGSMTQVTDPSGFTYAYPGVAYPASKTAVNMITVQYAKAFPHIRINAVDPGFTKTDLNGNTGVQTVAQGAEVIVRMAQTAPDGPTGGYFDAKGSISW; encoded by the coding sequence ATGACATCAATACTGATCACAGGAGCGAACAAGGGAATCGGCTTCGAGGCCGCCCGCCAGCTCGTCGCCGCAGGCCACACCGTCTACGTCGGGAGCCGGGACGCCGAGCGCGGCCGGCAGGCCGCCGAGCGGCTGGGCGCGCGTGCGGTCCAGCTCGACATCACCGACGACGCGTCCGTCGCCGCGGCCGTGAAGACCGTCGAGGCGGACGGAGGCCTTGACGTACTGGTCAACAACGCCGGCGTCGAGGAGCGGGGCGAGAACAACGTCGTGATCGGCCCCGCCGACGTGACCGCCGACCTCATGCGCACGACGTTCGAGACGAACGTCTTCGGCACGGTCCGCGCCCTGCACGCCTTTCTGCCGCTGCTGGAGCGTTCCGCCGCGCCCGTCGTCGTCAATGTCAGCAGCGGCCTCGGCTCGATGACCCAGGTCACCGACCCCAGCGGTTTCACCTACGCCTACCCGGGCGTCGCCTACCCGGCGTCCAAGACCGCCGTCAACATGATCACCGTGCAGTACGCGAAGGCGTTCCCGCACATCCGGATCAACGCGGTGGACCCCGGCTTCACCAAGACCGACCTGAACGGGAACACCGGCGTCCAGACCGTCGCACAGGGCGCCGAGGTCATCGTGCGCATGGCGCAGACGGCCCCCGACGGGCCCACCGGCGGCTACTTCGACGCCAAGGGCAGCATCAGCTGGTAG
- a CDS encoding helix-turn-helix transcriptional regulator, whose protein sequence is MATTEFGRTVRRWRDRVPPEAAGLSAGEHRRAPGLRREELALLAGISVDYVTRLEQGRAANPSEQVVEALGRALRVSGPEREHLFHAAGLVPPGQGTVPAYLTPSVQRLLDRLAGTPVAVFDASWTQLLANPLYTALMGERRGDERNGVWRNFLGSGSRVRHTPESLRALETAQVAELRAAQSHYPADRRLRRLIAELRANSARFAELWDAGAVGHIEASRKTVDHPRVGPLTLDCDVLSVAGSDVRIMIYTAEPGTADAERLALLGVLGTQSLVG, encoded by the coding sequence ATGGCCACCACTGAATTCGGTCGCACGGTACGGCGCTGGCGGGACCGGGTCCCGCCCGAGGCGGCGGGGCTGTCCGCCGGGGAGCACCGGCGCGCTCCCGGGCTGCGCCGCGAGGAGCTGGCGCTGCTGGCCGGGATCTCCGTCGACTACGTCACCCGCCTCGAACAGGGCCGGGCGGCCAACCCGTCGGAACAGGTCGTCGAGGCCCTGGGCAGGGCCCTGCGCGTGTCGGGTCCGGAGCGCGAGCACCTGTTCCACGCCGCCGGACTCGTACCGCCGGGGCAGGGCACGGTACCGGCGTACCTCACACCGAGCGTCCAGCGTCTGCTGGACCGGCTGGCCGGGACGCCCGTCGCGGTCTTCGACGCCAGCTGGACACAGCTGCTGGCCAATCCGCTGTACACGGCGCTGATGGGCGAGCGGCGCGGCGACGAACGCAACGGCGTGTGGCGCAACTTCCTCGGCTCGGGCAGCCGCGTACGCCACACCCCCGAGTCGCTGCGCGCACTGGAGACGGCGCAGGTCGCGGAGTTGCGCGCGGCGCAGAGCCACTACCCGGCGGACCGGCGGCTGCGCCGGCTGATCGCCGAACTGCGCGCGAACAGCGCCCGGTTCGCGGAGCTGTGGGACGCCGGCGCGGTGGGCCACATCGAGGCGTCACGCAAGACCGTCGACCATCCGCGGGTGGGCCCGCTGACCCTGGACTGCGACGTGCTGAGCGTCGCGGGCAGCGACGTCCGGATCATGATCTACACGGCCGAGCCCGGCACGGCGGACGCCGAACGCCTGGCGCTGCTGGGCGTCCTGGGCACGCAGAGCCTGGTCGGCTAG
- the amaP gene encoding alkaline shock response membrane anchor protein AmaP, which translates to MLRLVNRVLLGLVGLVLLCGGGIVVARGADWSVPSWWPYSGKHDVLLSHADRYRWRDQGWWWPVVIAVLAVVLLLALWWLLTQPRRARLGELLVDSGDGEGAVLRGRALENVLENESQSLDGVARARVLLTGRRRTPAARVRLQLQPHASPGEALRRLTTEAVANARDSAGLDKLPTEVRLKAAKHHADRVT; encoded by the coding sequence ATGCTCCGGCTGGTCAACCGTGTACTGCTGGGCCTCGTCGGCCTGGTGCTGCTCTGCGGAGGCGGCATCGTCGTCGCGCGGGGCGCGGACTGGTCCGTACCGTCCTGGTGGCCCTACTCCGGCAAGCACGACGTCCTGCTGAGCCACGCGGACCGCTACCGCTGGCGCGACCAGGGCTGGTGGTGGCCGGTCGTCATCGCGGTGCTGGCGGTCGTGCTGCTGCTCGCGCTGTGGTGGCTGCTGACGCAGCCGCGTCGCGCCAGGCTGGGCGAGCTGCTGGTCGACAGCGGGGACGGCGAGGGCGCGGTGCTGCGTGGCCGGGCGCTGGAGAACGTCCTGGAGAACGAGTCCCAGTCGCTGGACGGCGTGGCCCGCGCCCGGGTCCTGCTGACGGGCCGCCGCCGAACCCCCGCCGCGCGGGTACGACTCCAGCTGCAACCCCACGCCTCCCCGGGCGAAGCGCTCCGCCGCCTGACGACGGAGGCGGTGGCCAACGCCCGCGACTCGGCGGGCCTGGACAAACTCCCCACGGAGGTCCGGCTCAAAGCGGCGAAACACCACGCGGACCGCGTGACGTAA
- a CDS encoding DUF6286 domain-containing protein produces MSERAAEEGRSASATRYDPSRPDGPDGPEGAGGQGGPGGPDGLDEGATAATNAKAGRFWSARRVPAAIVAAILLGASGLLLYDVVAVRAGRPAMYWRRELAKKLAQEHLDDTWALVGAGIAMALGLWLLVLALTAGLRSLLPMRRGSTQVRAGIDRDAAALVLRDRAMEVSGVQSVRVKMKRHKVKARAQSHFRELDDVRADLDDALGAGVDELGLAKQPGLKLHVRRPKKKG; encoded by the coding sequence ATGAGCGAGCGAGCGGCCGAAGAGGGCCGGTCGGCGTCCGCCACGCGGTACGACCCGTCGCGGCCGGACGGACCGGACGGACCGGAAGGCGCCGGCGGCCAGGGCGGGCCGGGCGGACCCGACGGCCTGGACGAAGGCGCGACCGCCGCGACCAACGCGAAGGCGGGCCGCTTCTGGTCGGCGCGCCGGGTGCCCGCGGCCATCGTGGCGGCGATCCTGCTCGGCGCTTCCGGGCTGCTGCTGTACGACGTCGTCGCCGTACGGGCGGGCCGTCCCGCGATGTACTGGCGGCGCGAACTCGCCAAGAAGCTCGCCCAGGAGCACCTGGACGACACCTGGGCACTGGTCGGCGCCGGTATCGCGATGGCGCTCGGCCTGTGGCTGCTCGTACTCGCCCTCACCGCGGGCCTGCGGTCGCTGCTGCCCATGCGGCGCGGCTCCACCCAGGTGCGGGCCGGCATCGACCGGGACGCGGCGGCGCTGGTGCTGCGCGACCGGGCGATGGAGGTCTCCGGTGTCCAGTCGGTACGGGTCAAGATGAAGCGCCACAAGGTCAAGGCCCGCGCCCAGTCGCACTTCCGTGAACTCGACGACGTACGGGCCGACCTGGACGACGCGCTCGGCGCGGGCGTCGACGAACTCGGCCTGGCGAAGCAGCCGGGACTCAAGCTCCATGTCCGCAGGCCCAAGAAGAAGGGGTGA
- a CDS encoding Asp23/Gls24 family envelope stress response protein has protein sequence MAVDRVAPAERGATAIADRVVAKIAAQAAREALDGVPDDAEPPHATVSVKHDTARVRIGVELDYPCDIGAQCGAVRHQVAERVHTLAGMEVPEVAVRVERLHSVHSRGVENGRIR, from the coding sequence GTGGCCGTTGACCGGGTGGCACCTGCCGAGCGCGGAGCGACCGCCATCGCCGACCGGGTGGTCGCGAAGATCGCCGCGCAGGCGGCGCGCGAGGCGCTCGACGGCGTGCCGGACGACGCGGAGCCGCCGCACGCCACGGTGTCGGTCAAGCACGACACCGCCCGGGTGCGGATCGGCGTCGAGCTGGACTACCCCTGCGACATCGGCGCGCAGTGCGGCGCCGTACGGCACCAGGTCGCCGAGCGCGTGCACACGTTGGCGGGGATGGAGGTGCCCGAGGTGGCGGTACGGGTGGAGCGGCTGCACTCCGTGCACTCCCGTGGCGTGGAGAACGGGAGGATCCGATGA
- a CDS encoding Asp23/Gls24 family envelope stress response protein produces MSETTARNQSDSSEPSDRAQSLTKRGGGPAGTRGRTTIADGVVEKIAGLAARDVFGVHAMGSGMSRTFGAVRDRVPGGGKSVSRGVKAEVGEVQTALDLEIVVDYGVAIADVAREVRENVISAVERMTGLEVVEVNISVSDVKLPDEEDDDDQESRLQ; encoded by the coding sequence ATGTCAGAGACCACAGCGCGTAACCAGTCGGATTCTTCTGAGCCGTCCGACAGGGCACAGTCCCTGACGAAGCGCGGCGGCGGCCCCGCGGGGACGCGCGGCCGTACCACCATCGCCGACGGCGTGGTGGAGAAGATCGCCGGGCTCGCCGCACGTGACGTGTTCGGCGTGCACGCCATGGGCAGCGGTATGTCCCGCACCTTCGGCGCCGTGCGCGACCGGGTGCCCGGCGGCGGCAAGTCCGTGAGCCGCGGGGTGAAGGCCGAGGTCGGCGAGGTGCAGACGGCCCTCGACCTGGAGATCGTCGTGGACTACGGCGTGGCGATCGCCGACGTGGCCCGCGAGGTGCGCGAGAACGTGATCTCCGCCGTCGAGCGGATGACCGGGCTTGAGGTCGTCGAGGTCAACATCTCGGTCAGCGACGTGAAGCTGCCCGACGAGGAGGACGACGACGACCAGGAGTCACGGCTCCAGTAA
- a CDS encoding enoyl-CoA hydratase/isomerase family protein, which translates to MTSLDPLLDKDGVRLTVDDAVATVTLTNPAKRNAQSPALWRALTEAGTALPGSVRVVVVRGEGKSFSAGLDRQAFTPEGFDGEPSFHDLAQGSDADLDAAIAGYQAGFTWLRQSDIVSVAAVQGHAIGAGFQLALACDLRIVAEEVQFSMRETSLGIVPDLAGTHPLVGLVGYARALEICVTGRYVQAAEAERVGLANLVVPEAELDAAVRDLAAALVAAPRQAVIETKALLRGASSRTYDEQRAAERAAQARRLRDLAGLGD; encoded by the coding sequence ATGACTTCACTCGATCCCCTACTCGACAAGGACGGCGTACGGCTCACTGTCGATGACGCCGTTGCCACGGTAACGCTGACCAATCCGGCCAAACGCAACGCCCAGTCTCCCGCTCTGTGGCGGGCGTTGACCGAGGCCGGAACGGCACTGCCGGGCAGTGTGCGGGTCGTCGTGGTGCGGGGCGAGGGCAAATCCTTCTCCGCCGGCCTCGACCGGCAGGCGTTCACCCCTGAGGGCTTCGACGGCGAGCCGTCCTTCCACGACCTCGCGCAAGGTTCCGACGCGGACCTTGACGCGGCCATCGCCGGCTACCAGGCCGGATTCACCTGGCTGCGGCAGAGCGACATCGTGTCGGTCGCCGCGGTCCAGGGCCATGCGATCGGCGCCGGATTCCAGCTCGCGCTCGCCTGTGACCTGCGGATCGTCGCCGAGGAGGTGCAGTTCTCGATGCGCGAGACAAGCCTCGGCATCGTTCCCGACCTGGCCGGCACCCATCCGCTGGTCGGGCTCGTCGGCTATGCCCGCGCACTGGAGATCTGCGTGACGGGCCGCTACGTGCAGGCAGCGGAGGCCGAGCGCGTCGGCCTCGCCAACCTGGTGGTGCCCGAGGCCGAACTCGACGCCGCCGTACGGGACTTGGCGGCCGCGCTGGTCGCGGCGCCGCGTCAAGCGGTCATCGAGACGAAGGCGCTCCTGCGGGGCGCTTCGAGCCGTACGTACGACGAACAGCGCGCGGCGGAACGCGCGGCCCAGGCCCGCCGCCTGCGCGACCTGGCGGGCCTCGGCGACTAG
- a CDS encoding helix-turn-helix domain-containing protein, which yields MAETLKKGSRVTGAARDKLAADLKKKYDSGASIRALAEETGRSYGFVHRMLSESGVTLRGRGGATRGKKAASA from the coding sequence GTGGCCGAGACTCTGAAGAAGGGCAGCCGGGTAACCGGCGCCGCGCGCGACAAGCTCGCGGCAGACCTGAAGAAGAAATACGACTCCGGTGCGAGCATCCGGGCGCTGGCCGAGGAAACCGGCCGCTCCTACGGATTCGTCCACCGGATGCTCAGCGAGTCCGGAGTCACGCTGCGGGGACGCGGCGGAGCCACGCGAGGCAAGAAGGCCGCTTCGGCCTGA